The Terriglobales bacterium genome contains a region encoding:
- a CDS encoding DegQ family serine endoprotease, translating into MNQIRSWVKSKPGVLALVLVLSLAGLEAARASQKLFSNNPPATLKLADPNEGLSKTSFAPVVKAVLPTVVNISSSKVVKTPAQSSQIPMDPFFRQFFGDDFGDRFNIPRERREKSLGSGVIVSPEGYVLTNNHVVDGATDVRVTLSDKREVKARVVGTDPKTDVAVLKIDDGNKLPAITIGDSSKVQVGDYALAVGNPFGVGQTVTMGIISATGRGGLGIEDYEDFIQTDAPINPGNSGGALINDRGELVGINTAILTGGSGGSQGIGFAVPINLAREVMDQILKNGKVTRAYLGIVPQDVTPPIAKAFGEKEAKGVVISDVSPGSPAQEAGLQRGDILLSVNGKPISDSNQLRMGISMMQPGSEVNLQTLRNGNARDVTVKLAEMPTQQAKENSQNGGLGGVLEGVQVANLTPRTAEQLGLPAETRGVVVTDISPSSPAADSGLRKGDVIQEVNRQSVKNVSEFQEAVRKAGKEPLLLVNRRGTTLFVAA; encoded by the coding sequence ATGAATCAGATCCGCTCTTGGGTGAAATCCAAGCCAGGCGTGCTGGCTTTAGTTTTGGTTCTAAGCCTGGCCGGACTGGAAGCAGCCCGGGCCAGCCAAAAGCTCTTTAGCAATAACCCTCCCGCCACTTTGAAGCTGGCCGATCCCAACGAGGGGCTGAGCAAGACCAGCTTTGCTCCCGTGGTGAAGGCTGTGCTGCCGACGGTGGTTAACATTTCGTCCTCCAAAGTGGTGAAGACTCCGGCGCAGTCTTCGCAAATCCCCATGGACCCATTTTTCCGGCAGTTCTTCGGGGATGATTTCGGCGACCGGTTCAACATTCCGCGCGAGCGCCGCGAGAAGAGCCTGGGTTCGGGAGTGATTGTGAGCCCGGAAGGATATGTGCTCACGAATAACCACGTGGTTGATGGCGCAACCGATGTGCGAGTGACGCTGTCCGACAAGCGCGAAGTGAAAGCCAGGGTCGTGGGCACCGATCCCAAAACCGACGTTGCCGTGCTCAAGATCGACGACGGAAACAAATTGCCGGCGATCACGATCGGCGATTCCAGCAAAGTGCAAGTTGGCGATTATGCGCTAGCGGTGGGAAATCCTTTCGGAGTGGGGCAGACCGTCACCATGGGAATTATCAGTGCTACCGGACGCGGCGGCCTGGGAATTGAAGACTATGAAGACTTCATCCAGACCGATGCGCCGATCAACCCCGGCAATTCCGGCGGAGCACTGATCAATGATCGTGGGGAGCTGGTCGGAATCAATACCGCGATCCTGACGGGAGGCTCAGGCGGAAGTCAGGGCATTGGGTTCGCGGTGCCGATCAACCTGGCTCGCGAGGTGATGGATCAGATCCTAAAGAATGGAAAAGTGACGCGGGCATACCTGGGAATCGTGCCCCAGGATGTAACACCGCCAATCGCCAAAGCTTTCGGTGAAAAAGAAGCCAAGGGAGTTGTGATCAGCGATGTAAGCCCGGGAAGCCCGGCGCAAGAAGCAGGCCTGCAGCGTGGAGACATCCTTTTGTCTGTGAATGGCAAGCCGATCAGCGATAGCAATCAGCTGCGCATGGGAATTTCCATGATGCAGCCTGGATCAGAAGTAAACCTGCAAACCCTGCGGAACGGCAATGCGCGTGACGTGACCGTAAAACTCGCCGAGATGCCGACGCAGCAGGCGAAGGAGAACAGTCAAAATGGCGGCCTGGGAGGCGTGCTGGAAGGAGTGCAGGTTGCCAACCTTACTCCACGTACAGCGGAACAACTGGGACTGCCAGCGGAGACCAGGGGCGTGGTGGTGACGGATATCAGCCCGTCCAGTCCGGCAGCCGATTCCGGGCTCCGCAAAGGCGATGTGATTCAGGAGGTGAATCGCCAGTCTGTGAAGAACGTCTCCGAGTTCCAGGAGGCGGTGCGCAAGGCCGGCAAGGAACCTCTGTTGCTGGTGAACCGCCGCGGTACCACACTCTTCGTCGCGGCCTAA
- a CDS encoding response regulator transcription factor has product MRRIRILLADDHKLMRSGLKLLIEQQQDMTVVGEADDGRQAVALAKSLKPDVVVLDIGMPNLNGIEAAHQIAQTDPAPALVMLSMHSDESYVLRALKAGARGYLLKDSAESELIRAVHAVTEAKSFFSPAVSKVLLDDYMRKLQRSGVEDSYELLTPREREILQLVAEGKSNKDVANLLNLSVYTVETHRANIMEKLNLRGVPELILYAVRKGIIA; this is encoded by the coding sequence ATGAGGAGGATTCGCATCCTGCTGGCCGACGATCATAAGTTGATGCGTAGCGGCCTCAAACTTCTGATCGAGCAGCAGCAGGACATGACGGTGGTCGGCGAAGCTGACGACGGGCGGCAAGCGGTGGCGCTGGCAAAATCGCTCAAGCCGGATGTCGTCGTACTCGACATTGGGATGCCAAATCTCAACGGCATTGAGGCGGCACATCAGATTGCTCAGACGGACCCGGCTCCAGCGTTGGTGATGCTGAGCATGCACTCGGACGAGAGCTACGTGCTGCGGGCGCTGAAGGCGGGTGCGCGAGGCTATCTGCTGAAGGATTCCGCGGAATCGGAACTGATTCGCGCCGTGCACGCGGTTACGGAGGCAAAAAGCTTCTTCAGTCCGGCAGTCAGCAAGGTGCTGCTAGATGATTACATGCGCAAGCTGCAGCGGTCAGGGGTGGAAGACTCCTACGAACTGCTCACTCCACGGGAACGCGAGATTCTGCAACTGGTAGCGGAAGGGAAGTCCAATAAAGATGTAGCCAACCTGCTTAACCTGAGTGTGTACACCGTCGAAACGCATCGCGCGAACATCATGGAGAAGCTGAATCTGCGGGGAGTGCCGGAGCTGATCCTCTACGCGGTGCGGAAGGGGATCATTGCGTGA
- a CDS encoding sensor histidine kinase, which produces MNAAATKPEEGGEVEFGWSARRLRTILLAGFGGLLILMVAAGLGALYSLGELHRLQQQVGRQFLARSQAISTVVLSVHVYNNRVEQYLLSSQPAETDRAATDMANRVAEIHSALHAYPPDREPEEQRLLNELEKQFGEEDHALASLETWNPRSQPERARRFIVEEIVPRRLSILQISQQIALLNRERLDAADRALLARSDQLQKKLGWMLALALGAGLLLSFASIAYILRLERQGRERYRELEESRRNLRELSARLVDAQEEERRAISRELHDEVGQSLGALLVDVGRLSAMVPSENGAMQQQVQRIRSVAEQTVKTVRDIALLLRPSMLDDLGLVPALEWQAREMSRRGEMEVEVHSEGVSEKLPDEYRICIYRLVQEALNNASQHAGAKNATVNVRQARDRIVVEVNDNGRGFESDRVRGMGLVGMEERVKRLRGSLTIDSQPGKGTSMKADLPLDREEVRAGYEEDSHPAGRRS; this is translated from the coding sequence TTGAATGCTGCTGCAACAAAACCCGAGGAGGGCGGGGAAGTCGAATTCGGCTGGTCGGCACGAAGGTTGCGGACGATTTTGTTGGCTGGCTTTGGCGGCTTGCTGATTCTGATGGTCGCGGCCGGGTTGGGCGCACTTTACTCATTAGGCGAATTGCACCGGTTGCAGCAGCAGGTGGGGCGGCAGTTCCTGGCGCGCAGCCAGGCGATTTCCACCGTGGTTCTTTCGGTTCATGTCTACAACAATCGAGTTGAGCAATATCTGCTGAGCAGTCAGCCTGCGGAAACAGATCGGGCAGCGACAGATATGGCGAATCGTGTCGCAGAGATACATTCTGCGTTGCATGCTTATCCGCCGGATCGCGAGCCTGAAGAGCAACGCCTGCTCAACGAACTGGAAAAGCAGTTCGGGGAAGAAGACCATGCGCTTGCCTCGTTGGAAACATGGAATCCGCGGTCACAACCCGAGCGCGCACGGCGGTTCATCGTAGAGGAGATCGTTCCCCGCCGGCTGAGCATCTTGCAGATCTCGCAGCAGATCGCCCTGTTGAACCGGGAACGGCTGGACGCGGCCGACCGGGCATTGCTCGCCAGATCGGACCAATTGCAGAAGAAGCTGGGATGGATGCTGGCCCTGGCGCTGGGCGCAGGGCTGTTGCTATCGTTCGCCAGCATTGCATACATCCTGCGCCTCGAGCGGCAAGGACGCGAGCGATACCGCGAACTGGAAGAGAGCCGCCGGAATCTGCGCGAGCTCTCGGCGCGGCTGGTAGATGCACAGGAAGAAGAACGGCGGGCGATATCGCGGGAATTGCACGATGAAGTCGGGCAATCGCTGGGCGCGTTACTGGTGGATGTGGGGCGGCTATCGGCGATGGTGCCGTCGGAGAATGGAGCGATGCAGCAGCAAGTGCAGCGCATTCGATCAGTAGCCGAACAAACGGTAAAGACGGTGCGAGACATTGCCCTGCTGTTGCGTCCGTCGATGCTGGATGATCTTGGGTTAGTTCCCGCTCTGGAGTGGCAGGCGCGCGAAATGTCGCGACGGGGCGAGATGGAGGTGGAGGTCCATTCCGAGGGCGTTTCGGAAAAGCTCCCGGATGAATACAGGATCTGCATCTACCGTCTGGTCCAGGAAGCGCTGAACAATGCATCCCAGCATGCCGGCGCCAAAAATGCGACCGTGAACGTTCGACAAGCGAGAGATCGCATTGTGGTCGAAGTGAACGACAACGGCCGGGGCTTCGAGTCGGATCGGGTTCGGGGTATGGGCCTGGTGGGGATGGAGGAGCGCGTGAAGCGACTGAGGGGAAGCCTTACGATCGATTCGCAGCCGGGAAAGGGAACGTCGATGAAGGCAGACTTGCCGTTAGACCGGGAAGAGGTGCGCGCAGGGTATGAGGAGGATTCGCATCCTGCTGGCCGACGATCATAA
- a CDS encoding VOC family protein: protein MPKITPFLWFDNQAEEAANLYVSIFPNSKILNITRYGDAGPGPKGSVMTVVFQLDGREFIALNGGPHFKFTEAISFSIDCKTQQEVDEYWEKLSRGGQEGPCGWLKDKYGLSWQIVPAKLGELLSDPDPQKSKRIMEAMFKMKKLDIAALQQAREQQ, encoded by the coding sequence ATGCCCAAAATCACCCCATTCCTCTGGTTCGATAATCAAGCCGAAGAAGCAGCCAATCTCTATGTCTCAATTTTCCCCAACTCAAAAATCCTCAACATTACTCGTTACGGAGACGCAGGTCCCGGTCCCAAAGGCAGCGTTATGACCGTGGTGTTTCAGCTCGACGGCAGGGAGTTCATCGCTTTGAACGGTGGCCCCCACTTCAAATTCACCGAGGCCATTTCATTCTCAATCGACTGCAAGACCCAGCAGGAAGTCGATGAATACTGGGAAAAGCTCTCTCGCGGTGGGCAAGAGGGCCCATGCGGCTGGCTCAAAGACAAATATGGCTTATCGTGGCAAATCGTGCCCGCCAAACTCGGCGAACTGCTCAGTGATCCCGATCCCCAGAAATCGAAACGGATCATGGAAGCCATGTTCAAAATGAAAAAGCTGGATATCGCAGCATTGCAGCAAGCGCGCGAGCAGCAATAA